One genomic window of Pseudoxanthomonas sp. includes the following:
- a CDS encoding CPXCG motif-containing cysteine-rich protein translates to MLAFQTIHCPYCGEPLDIAVDVSAGDQQYIEDCQVCCRPISMTLIVEEDGDAQLIARAENDA, encoded by the coding sequence ATGCTCGCATTCCAGACCATCCATTGCCCGTACTGCGGCGAGCCGCTGGACATCGCCGTGGACGTGTCGGCGGGCGACCAGCAATACATCGAGGACTGCCAGGTCTGCTGTCGCCCGATCAGCATGACGCTGATCGTGGAGGAAGACGGCGATGCCCAGCTCATCGCCCGCGCGGAAAACGACGCCTGA